A DNA window from Streptomyces parvus contains the following coding sequences:
- a CDS encoding DUF2252 domain-containing protein, with protein MDQEAEAPLRAAPHATPAERAALGKAARRKAPRSSHAEFTASPHRPDPLTVLETQSAERVPELVPIRYARMTESPFRFYRGAAAVMAADLAGTPVSGIRAQLCGDAHLLNFRLLASPERNLLFDINDFDETLPGPWEWDVKRLAASLVIAGRANGFSHRERAGIVRAAVRSYRAAMARFAGMRNLEVWYARTDAERLRAVAAEQLGGRGRRNVDRALGKARSRDSLQAFGKLAGVVDGRLRIAADPPMVVPLTDLAPGVDRDAVFRQFGGMLAGYARSLPSDRRSLLEDFALVDVARKVVGVGSVGTRCWIVLLLGRDGGDPLLLQAKEAGPSVLAEYTGASRYANQGERVVAGQRLMQAAGDIFLGWERADGLDGRSRDFYVRQLRDWKGIAEPESMVPKGMRVFGEVCGSTLARAHARSGDRIAIAGYLGGKDVFDRAIATFAESYADRNELDHRALVDAVAAGRLPAAGVNGASGADGLPGPGG; from the coding sequence ATGGACCAGGAAGCCGAGGCGCCGCTGCGCGCCGCACCGCACGCGACGCCGGCCGAACGCGCGGCGCTGGGCAAGGCCGCCCGCCGGAAGGCACCCCGGTCGAGCCATGCGGAGTTCACCGCGTCGCCGCACCGGCCCGATCCGCTGACCGTCCTCGAGACGCAGTCGGCGGAGCGGGTTCCCGAGCTGGTCCCGATCCGCTATGCCCGGATGACCGAGTCCCCGTTCCGCTTCTACCGGGGCGCGGCAGCGGTGATGGCCGCCGACCTGGCCGGCACCCCGGTCTCCGGGATCCGGGCGCAGTTGTGCGGGGACGCCCATCTGCTGAACTTCCGGCTGCTGGCCTCTCCCGAGCGGAATCTGCTCTTCGACATCAACGACTTCGACGAGACGCTGCCGGGGCCCTGGGAGTGGGACGTCAAACGGCTCGCGGCGAGCCTCGTCATCGCGGGGCGGGCGAACGGCTTCAGCCACCGGGAGCGGGCCGGGATCGTCCGAGCCGCCGTCCGCTCGTACCGGGCGGCGATGGCCCGGTTCGCGGGCATGCGCAATCTGGAGGTCTGGTACGCGCGGACGGACGCCGAGCGGCTGCGCGCGGTGGCCGCGGAGCAGCTGGGCGGACGGGGGCGCAGGAATGTCGACCGGGCGTTGGGGAAGGCCCGGTCCCGGGACAGTCTGCAGGCGTTCGGGAAGCTCGCCGGGGTGGTCGACGGGCGGCTGCGGATCGCGGCGGACCCGCCGATGGTCGTCCCGCTGACCGACCTGGCGCCCGGGGTGGACCGGGATGCGGTGTTCCGGCAGTTCGGCGGCATGCTGGCGGGGTACGCGCGCAGCCTGCCGTCCGACCGGCGCAGCCTCCTGGAGGACTTCGCGCTGGTGGACGTGGCCCGGAAGGTCGTCGGTGTGGGCAGCGTCGGCACCCGGTGCTGGATCGTCCTGCTGCTCGGCCGGGACGGCGGGGATCCGCTGCTGCTCCAGGCCAAGGAGGCCGGTCCCTCGGTGCTGGCCGAGTACACCGGGGCGAGCCGGTACGCGAACCAGGGGGAACGGGTGGTCGCGGGGCAGCGCCTGATGCAGGCGGCCGGTGACATCTTCCTCGGCTGGGAGCGGGCCGACGGCCTCGACGGCCGGAGCCGGGACTTCTATGTGCGCCAGTTGCGCGACTGGAAGGGCATCGCCGAACCGGAGTCGATGGTGCCGAAGGGGATGCGGGTGTTCGGCGAGGTCTGCGGGTCCACGCTGGCCCGCGCGCATGCCAGGTCCGGGGACCGGATCGCCATCGCCGGCTATCTGGGCGGGAAGGATGTCTTCGACCGGGCGATCGCCACGTTCGCGGAGTCGTACGCGGACCGCAACGAGCTGGATCACCGGGCGCTGGTCGACGCGGTGGCGGCGGGGCGGCTGCCCGCGGCCGGCGTGAACGGCGCCTCCGGTGCGGACGGTCTTCCGGGGCCGGGCGGCTGA
- a CDS encoding DUF389 domain-containing protein — MDMIHIRAVSPPDLTDEVVGLLSADPCVLNLIVQRDAARRPDGDAIACDVLTGAANDVLRRLRAVRLDRRGSLVIEPVDMAFSGAATEGGQRELGPLSRAPVWEQVEARIRSGGRYPPSFYLYLVIAGLIGSVGIVTNSQILIVGAMVVGPEYGAIVSVALGIDRRLPPMVRSGLTALGVGFLLTIVVTFLFALLIRGFGLESEAFDRGLRPVSNLINTPNFFSVAVATLAGTVGIVSLTEARTSALLGVFISVTTIPAAADIAVSTAFTSWSDVRGSAIQLVVNILVLIAVGTATLKAQRAIWQRIRRRRDRDREIAEEA; from the coding sequence ATGGACATGATCCACATCCGCGCGGTGAGCCCGCCGGACCTGACCGACGAGGTCGTCGGCCTGCTCTCGGCGGACCCTTGCGTGCTCAACCTGATCGTCCAGCGCGACGCCGCCCGCCGCCCCGACGGCGACGCCATCGCCTGCGACGTGCTGACGGGGGCGGCCAACGACGTGCTGCGCCGGCTGCGCGCCGTCCGCCTCGACCGGCGGGGCTCCCTCGTCATCGAACCCGTCGACATGGCCTTCTCCGGCGCGGCCACCGAAGGCGGGCAGCGCGAGCTGGGGCCGCTGAGCCGGGCGCCGGTCTGGGAACAGGTGGAGGCACGCATCAGGTCCGGGGGCCGGTACCCGCCGAGCTTCTACCTCTACCTGGTCATCGCGGGACTGATCGGTTCGGTCGGCATCGTCACCAACTCGCAGATCCTGATCGTCGGTGCGATGGTCGTCGGGCCGGAGTACGGCGCCATCGTCAGCGTGGCGCTGGGGATCGACCGGCGCCTCCCGCCCATGGTGCGCAGCGGGCTGACCGCCCTGGGCGTCGGATTCCTCCTCACCATCGTGGTCACCTTCCTCTTCGCCCTCCTCATCCGGGGTTTCGGGCTGGAGTCGGAGGCGTTCGACCGGGGGCTGCGGCCCGTCTCCAATCTCATCAACACGCCGAACTTCTTCTCCGTCGCCGTCGCGACCCTGGCCGGGACCGTCGGGATCGTGTCGCTCACCGAGGCCAGGACGAGCGCCCTGCTCGGGGTGTTCATCTCCGTGACGACGATCCCGGCCGCCGCGGACATCGCCGTCTCCACGGCGTTCACCAGCTGGTCCGATGTCCGGGGCTCGGCCATCCAGCTCGTCGTCAACATCCTCGTGCTGATCGCGGTGGGCACGGCCACGCTCAAGGCCCAGCGCGCGATCTGGCAACGGATCCGCCGACGGCGCGACCGCGACCGCGAGATCGCCGAAGAGGCCTGA